GGTGCGTTGGGGACCAGCTGCGGCCAGACCTGCGCCGCGTCCTGTACCGCCGCGGGGTTGCCGGCGGCAGCCTGAACGCCTGACGACTGCGACGCGGGCGCCCTGAAGAACATCATGGTGGCGCCCTTCGCCTCGGATGGCGCGGTCCTCCCCGCTTTGGCGGCGGCGACCTTGGCGGTGCGGCGCGTCTTGGACTTGGCGACATGTTCGGTTGGATCTATGGGGATGATGAGAGTCGTTCCCACCCGGAGCCTGCGGATGTCGGCGAGGTGATTGGCGGCTTGGACCCTGCGGGCAACCGCGTCGGCCCGGTCGCCGGTGATGCCGTACTCCCTGGCCAGCACCCGGTACAGGAAGTCGCCGCGTTTCACTTTGTAGCTGACCGTCCCAGACGCCTTGGGTGCGGTCCCCGACGTTTTGGGCCCTGCAGGTTTCGCTTTCGGGGCGGGAGCTGCGGGCATAGGGTACTTCTTGGCCAGGACGGCTGGTTCAATCTCGAACTTCTTGTCGATGGCATACGAGGTTAACGGAAAAGTGCCCAGCAGGATCAGGGCCAGGCCCAGTTGTTTCTTGTCGAGACAAACCAACATGCAAACTCCCCAGAAAGATGGTTAACGCGGTGTGCGACGTCATGACTGCAACACCATGACGTCGTGGTGGTGCCTTACTTGTGCCCCTTGTCGGGGAGCTGCAGCACGATCCCCACGATGTGCGGGTCAGACGTGCGATAAATAGCGATTTCGGCGCCGTTTTGGGCTTTCCTGGTTTCGACGGCGATGCCGTTTTGTGCCCTGGTTTCTCCGTCAGGCGGGAGATCGGCCCCGGTTGCTTCCTTGAAGTAGCGCCCTAACGTTCCCTCGTTAAGATCGTTTTTCCCCTCCGGCAGCACCTGGATCGCCCTGACCTTACCCTGTTCGCGGTAGATCCTGAATTCTTTGTGGTCACCACGGTAAAGCTCCCACCCCGGATGCGCCGCGGCGTAGGCTGCATCGGCAGGCACCTTGGGGACAAAGCCGGGGAAACTGCCAGCCGCCTGCGCAGTTGCTGTGGGGGCTGCGGGTGCCGGCGCCGTGGCTGCCGGTGTCAAGGAACGCAGCGCGGAGGGCGCAGGTTCCGGCTTGGAACGCTGCCAGACCACGACCACCAGCGCGAGCACCAGCACGCCCAGCACGGCAATCCCCTTGGTTACACTCTTGCTGCTTCCGCTACCGTGGGGCTGGGACAGCGGCGCGGCGCCATCTTCTTCCAGTTCCTGGCCGCACAGTTCAGGCGGTTTACGATAGATCTGGTCTGGAGTCGGGTACAGGGACTTCGGGGTACGCTGAGCGGACTTTGTCGGCGGCTCATGGTGTGCCGGTGCGGCAGGTGCCACCTGTGCCGGTTGCTGGGACCCCGGGGGGGGCGACATCGTCTGCGCGAGCCCATCGAGGGGTGGAGGTGGCGGGGCGACCTCGACTGCACGAGGTGCCGGAGCCGCAGGCACATAAGGAGCGGGCTCCGCTTCCGGCAACCGTCGTGCTGGTGGCTGCGGATCGGAGACGAAAAAGCCGATCTCCTCAATGAAACCGTTTTGGCGGTCATTGGCCGGAGCCGAGGGCGCCGCCGCTCCTTTTCCCGTTGCAGTATCCTTTTCGGCCTGGTCAGGCCATAACGGGGCGAGGTGCGGTTCAAAAGCCGTGTCGTCGAAATCCGCGATCTCGAAATCCGCCTGGTTGTCCAAGGTGAAAAGGTCGGGAAGTTTGCCGAAGTCGGAGAGGTCTGAGAAGTCGGCAGGGGGCTTGGCTTGCGCGGCGACAACTACCTCGGCAGTCAGCAGCTGCATCACCTCACTGCTTAGGCGCGGCGTGGGCAGGGATAGGCTGAAGGAAGCGGCAAAGCCTGCTGGAGCAGGCGGCGCCTCGCCGTCGGCGAGCAGAATCAACTGCAGGTCGGGGGCGGTGACCAGTGCCCTGGTCTGGGCGGCGATCTCCTCTGCCGGTATTTCATCGAGGCTGCTCTGGATGAAGACGTAGTGCGGCTGCTCCTTGGGCAATCTGCCGATGGCACTGGGGAGGTCGGTCTCGAAGGTGAGGCTTTTCGGAGACTGGATGCGCAGGCTCTCGATAAGATCGAGTGCACGTTCATCACTGGCTATAAAGAAGATCTCAGCCATTCAATACCCATTACTTCTGAAGGAGGTGAGTAGATCGTGTCAGGAACGCTGATTGAGCCGCACAGCTTGAATCTGAAGTGTTGGACGATGTTGTTTTTAATATAAAAAGATGCAAACGTCAAAATTATTTTAGGCTAATCAGCTGAGTAAGTGCTCATGAGGCTAAGGGTTTTGACTAGCAGCAGGGCGATAAAACTCTATAGCGTTTCCACAGAGAACTTTGCAGGCAAGATCGATATCGAGCGTGTCGAGAATGAGACGGAGATCCTGGTCATCGTAGGGACGCGGGGCACGGGTAGAGGGGAGGTCGGTGCCGAACATGAGGGCATCAGGGTTGGCGCGGCAGATGTCGCGCACCGCACCGGCCACGTCGAAGTCGACCCTGCCGAACCCGGTCGCCTTAACGCGCACCCCGCGCTCCACCATTGCCAGCAGGGCGGGTAGACCGATTGCGGAGAGGCCGAGGTGGTCGATGCTGACCGCGGGGAGCCCGGTGAGGACGGAGGCGAGTTCGTGGAGCTCGCGGGAGTCGATGTAAAGCTCCACGTGCCATCCCGCCAGTTCGTGGACCCGGCGTGCCATCCGGTCCAGGTGGTCCACCTTCTCGGAGCCGCCCCGCTTGATGTTGAAGCGCACTGCCCGCACCCCGAGGGCATTCAGGCGCAGCACCTCGTCGTCGCTGACAGAGGCGGGTAACTGGGTGACCCCGACGAAACGCGGCCCCATCGTAACCAGTGCGTCTTCCAGGTAGGACTGGTCCAAGGCCTGGAACGAGCCGGAGACGATGGCACCGCCGGCGAGGTTCATGGCCTCCGTGCGGCGCAGGTAATCATGGCAGGTGAAGTCGTCGGGGAGAAAACCCTGGTTTTCCACCAGGGGAAAGCGACGGTCGATGATGTGGAAATGGCTGTCGAAGACGGGAAGGTCCATCTGCTGCCTCCTCCGGCGCTCTCAGTGGCGCCGGCTGACATCCTGGTTGGGGCCGATCTGGAGGCTCGCCTTGGCGATGAAGATCTCGCGCAGGAAGCATACCAGCCCGGACACCATGAGGATCATACCAACGATGAACAAAAGCGCGACCGGGAGCGAGATGTCGTAGCGCAGGTAGTCGCCGATAAAGAGCATGGCGATGACGGTGCAGACCAGGACGGCGGTGGCGGTGCACAGGAAGATGGCGTGGCCGATCAGGTCGGCGCGGCGCTTGAGGACGGCAAGGGCAGCATGCAACCGGGGGACCGCCTCGGGCTCGGCAAGCTCCAGTTTGGACTCGTGGAAACGGGCGCGGTCGATGACCCGCGCTAACCGGTTGGTCATCACGCTCAGCATGGTGCCGATCGCGGTGAGCAGGAATACGGGGGCGACCGAGAGCTGGATGACGTGGGCCATGGTGCCGATGGTTTGAGAATCGCGCAGCATCTTTCTGTTCTCCTTGTGGATCCTCTTCAGGCCTCGAATCTCTGTTCCAGTTCTGATCTGAACTGGTCCATGTCGATTCCCTTCAACCTGATCAGGTCTTTCATCACGGGATCGAGCATGGCGTTGGCGGTGTTCAGCGCCGCCCTTTTGGTGCGGATTTCCCGAAGCGCCCTGTCGCGCCCCTCGTTGGTCAGCAAAAGGTCGGAGCGCTCGTTGTAGAAACGGTGGATCAGGAAGTTGCGGGCCTTGAGCGCCTTTCTGAGCTCGCGCACCGACTCGTCGGTAAAGCCCACCTTCTGCTTGATCTCCTCCATGAGGCGCCCCATGGTCTGGGCCCCCAGCGTTTCCATGGAGCCACGGAACTGATCCTCGGTCAGATCGCCGTCGCTCAGGTCGATCAGGAGCGTCACGATGAAGGAGATGTAGAGCTCGATCCTCTGGCAGTCCTGGACAGCCGCCCCCATTTCCAGGTAGATGGGGTTCAGTGCGCTGAGGTCGATGGTGGTTTCCTGCATGGCGATACCTTTTGGCGTGTTCCGGCCGGAAGCGGTCGAGTGATGGAATGACATAGCATAATTATTGAGCACCATAAACAGGTATTTGCGGGAGGTGAGCTGGTGGCGGAGGTGGCGGGGGCGTGCTTGCCCGGATGATGGCATCATCGGTACCGTCATTTCCCCGCCGTCACCGGCACAGCGTATATGTCGATAGATTCCTGCCGTGACGGCACCAGGCGCAACTGGTGCTGTCGTGGTAACTGCTTGAATGGGCGTGGCTTTTCATGTGTCTTGTTGCCGTCGCGTCCTCATGTGCTACCTGCGGCTGTCCCGCCCAACGGCGGCGGGAGAGAACTGTGCCGCACAATGCCGCGTGGTCACTATGCTTTTTTATGGTGCGGGAGAAAAAATCTCTGCTATAATCACTCGGTTTTCATTAACCTTGCCAGCCCCGATTCCTCATCGGGGATGCATATAGAGAAGACACGACCGGCCTATGCCGGCGTGACCACAAACTGGGCGCGGAAGGTGCCTCGGTCCCGAGTTGACCGGCCCCGCAGCCCCTAAAGGAAAGGGAACAACGCATATATGTCAAAGAAGATGCTGATCAATGCGCTTCATGCTGAAGAGGCGCGGGTGGCGATCGTTGAGGATGGCCGCCTGGTGGACCTGGATGTCGAGATCGCCGGCAACGAACAAACGCGCGGCAATATCTACAAAGGGGTGGTGGTCCGTGTTGAGCAGGGACTGCAGGCCGCCTTCGTGGATATCGGGCTCAAGAAGCTGGGCTTTTTGCAGATGGGTGAACTGCACCCGGAAAACTGGAAGTGGCGTGACGACATCCCCGAGGAGCAGCGTCACCGCCGCCCGCGCATCCAGGAGGTGCTGAGAAGGGGGCAGGAACTGATCGTCCAGGTGGAGAAGGGGGAGCGCGACAACAAGGGCTCGGCGCTCACCACCTACGTCTCGCTGCCGGGGCGCTACATGGTGCTCATGCCGGGAAGCGACTCGGCCGGCATATCCCGCAAGGTGGAAGCCGAAGGGGAGCGTAAGAAACTCAAGGAAATCATTGCGGAGATGACCATCCCGGAAGGGTACGGCTACATCATCCGCACCGAGGCCATGGGGCGCACCCGCGAGGAACTGCAGAAGGACCTGGACAACCTGGTCGCGCTGTACGAGGGGATCCGCGAGAAGGGCACGGCCATGAAGGGTGCCGGCATGATCTACCAGGAGTCTGCGCTGATCATCCGCACCATCCGCGACTACTTCTCCGCCGATATCGACGAGGTCCTGGTCGACAGCAAGGACGTGTTTAAGGACGTGCGCGAGGCACTGAAGGAAATCGATCCCGCCTTTGAGAAGCTGGTGAAGATGCATCAGGAGAAGCGTCCCATCTTCTCCCGCTACCAGCTGGAAGAGCAGATTGACCTGATCTACGAGAAGAAGGTGCCGCTCAAGTCCGGGGGCTCCATCTTCATCGAACCCACCGAGGCGCTGGTCTCCATCGACGTCAACTCCGGCAAGTCAACCGGCGAGAAGGGGGTCGAGGACACGGCGTTCAAGACCAACCTGGAGGCTGCCGAGGAGGCGGCGCGTCAGCTTCGTCTGCGTGACTTGGGCGGACTCATCGTTATCGACTTCATCGACATGCGTGACAGAAAGCACAACGCCGAGGTGGAGAAGACCCTCAAAAACGCACTCAAGGCGGACAAGGCGCGGGTCAACGTGGCGCGCATCTCGGAGTTCGGGCTCCTGGAGATGTCCCGCCAGCGCATCCGCCAGACCCTGAACCAGGCCAGCACGCTGGAATGCCCCCACTGTGACGGCAGGGGGAAAGTGAAGTCGGTCGAGGCGATGGCCCTTTCCTTCCTGAGAAAGGTGCATGCCGCTGCCGCCAAGGGGACCATCGGCGAGGTGGTGGGGAGCCTGCCGCTCGAGGTCGCCTACTACCTGTTGAACCGCAAGCGCCACGAGCTTTCCCAGATCGAGAACGACTACGACATCGAGGTTACGGTCAAGGGTAAGCCGTCCTACCTGCTGAACCAGATGGAGCTGGAACTGGTCAAGCGGGAGAAGCTGCCGCAAGAGGACCTGCCGCCGGAAAAATCGCTCCAGGGGAAGGCGCCGGCCAAGGAAGAACAGCCGGCCGCGGAGCCCGCCGACGGGCGCAAGAAAAAGAAAAAAGGGAAGAAGGCCCAGGAGCCGGAGGCCGGAGCGCATGCCACCGAAGCTGCTCCGGCCGCAGCACCCGCTCCGGCCGAGGAGCCTGCCGGCGCCGTGCACGCTGCTACGCCGGAGGGGGAGCCGGAGGAGCACAAGAAGAAGCGCCGGCGCAAGCGCAAGCGGGGCAAGGGTGGAGCCGCCGAGGGGGGTGCCGAGCACGCCGCTGCCGAGGCGACCGCCGAGCTTTCCGGTGCAGCTCCCGCCGAACTGCCCGAGCCGGGCGCGGTGATGGAGCAGCCTGTTGCGCACGGCGCTGAGCAGGCACACCCTGAAGGTGGCGAAGAGGTGAAGAAGAAGCGCCGCCGCAAGAGACGGCGCGGCAAAGGTGGCCACGATACGCACGCGGCAGAGCTGGCGCAGGGCGAGGTGCCGCAGGTTGCCGCAGCACCGGTTGAGGTC
This window of the Geomonas agri genome carries:
- a CDS encoding amidohydrolase family protein, which translates into the protein MDLPVFDSHFHIIDRRFPLVENQGFLPDDFTCHDYLRRTEAMNLAGGAIVSGSFQALDQSYLEDALVTMGPRFVGVTQLPASVSDDEVLRLNALGVRAVRFNIKRGGSEKVDHLDRMARRVHELAGWHVELYIDSRELHELASVLTGLPAVSIDHLGLSAIGLPALLAMVERGVRVKATGFGRVDFDVAGAVRDICRANPDALMFGTDLPSTRAPRPYDDQDLRLILDTLDIDLACKVLCGNAIEFYRPAASQNP
- a CDS encoding DUF2721 domain-containing protein, with the protein product MLRDSQTIGTMAHVIQLSVAPVFLLTAIGTMLSVMTNRLARVIDRARFHESKLELAEPEAVPRLHAALAVLKRRADLIGHAIFLCTATAVLVCTVIAMLFIGDYLRYDISLPVALLFIVGMILMVSGLVCFLREIFIAKASLQIGPNQDVSRRH
- a CDS encoding Rne/Rng family ribonuclease → MSKKMLINALHAEEARVAIVEDGRLVDLDVEIAGNEQTRGNIYKGVVVRVEQGLQAAFVDIGLKKLGFLQMGELHPENWKWRDDIPEEQRHRRPRIQEVLRRGQELIVQVEKGERDNKGSALTTYVSLPGRYMVLMPGSDSAGISRKVEAEGERKKLKEIIAEMTIPEGYGYIIRTEAMGRTREELQKDLDNLVALYEGIREKGTAMKGAGMIYQESALIIRTIRDYFSADIDEVLVDSKDVFKDVREALKEIDPAFEKLVKMHQEKRPIFSRYQLEEQIDLIYEKKVPLKSGGSIFIEPTEALVSIDVNSGKSTGEKGVEDTAFKTNLEAAEEAARQLRLRDLGGLIVIDFIDMRDRKHNAEVEKTLKNALKADKARVNVARISEFGLLEMSRQRIRQTLNQASTLECPHCDGRGKVKSVEAMALSFLRKVHAAAAKGTIGEVVGSLPLEVAYYLLNRKRHELSQIENDYDIEVTVKGKPSYLLNQMELELVKREKLPQEDLPPEKSLQGKAPAKEEQPAAEPADGRKKKKKGKKAQEPEAGAHATEAAPAAAPAPAEEPAGAVHAATPEGEPEEHKKKRRRKRKRGKGGAAEGGAEHAAAEATAELSGAAPAELPEPGAVMEQPVAHGAEQAHPEGGEEVKKKRRRKRRRGKGGHDTHAAELAQGEVPQVAAAPVEVVPTAEGAAPAGESAEKKPARKRRGRGKGAVAEGAPDAAVASVAAHGAQAEAPAAQPSLSADSAPVGSAKPEKKARTPRKAKAAAAAPEAPVAPAAPAAAPAVEPAAVENKPASAKKKNIAKPAAAGAPAAAPAVAAATPAAQPKAAKAGRKPKAAKDAQGAEPKARDAQPVQAPAEPKKAKAAKEPKPAKAVKEPKAPKAAKASKDSGAGAPAAEAAPAKEKAPAKRARKAAEPAAAAEEKPKKPRAPRKKKEEA